One region of Syntrophobacter fumaroxidans MPOB genomic DNA includes:
- a CDS encoding glycerol dehydrogenase gives MFSVFSSPARYTQGLDATAILGAEMAGLGIEGPALIVAGGSALAQLSGTWRQTLGEVGCSYGIHRFGGECSLAEILRIRHAAEALPARVVIGAGGGKALDAARASAAELGLPFVSCPTLASTDAPCSAVSVVYGESGAVEEVRILPRNPVLVLVDTRVIVQAPPRLLISGMGDALATWFEARACAASGARNLRGGRSTRSALALAELCYRTLLEDGVEAVEAAGTQTVTPAFERIVEANTLLSGLGFESSGLAAAHSVHNGLTAAPQTRAFTHGEKVAFGTLVQLVLEKSDRSAIDEVMGFCAQVGLPVTLAQIGLRELSGEMLERIALRATRTGESIHNEPFEVSANRVADAILKADALGRALPGNGKLPSPE, from the coding sequence ATGTTCAGCGTCTTTTCCTCCCCGGCTCGGTATACACAGGGCCTTGATGCCACCGCCATCCTCGGCGCGGAAATGGCCGGACTGGGCATCGAGGGCCCCGCTCTCATCGTTGCGGGCGGATCGGCGCTCGCACAGCTCTCCGGCACTTGGAGGCAAACCCTGGGAGAGGTGGGTTGCAGCTACGGCATACACCGCTTCGGAGGCGAATGCTCTCTGGCGGAAATACTTCGCATCAGGCATGCGGCGGAAGCTCTCCCCGCAAGGGTCGTCATCGGAGCCGGAGGAGGAAAGGCCCTGGATGCGGCGCGTGCAAGCGCAGCGGAACTCGGCCTGCCTTTTGTGAGTTGCCCGACCCTGGCTTCGACGGATGCTCCCTGCAGTGCCGTTTCCGTCGTGTACGGCGAATCGGGCGCCGTGGAGGAAGTTCGCATTCTGCCGCGAAACCCGGTTCTGGTGCTGGTCGATACCCGGGTGATCGTGCAGGCTCCTCCGAGGCTCCTGATCTCGGGCATGGGGGACGCTCTTGCAACCTGGTTCGAGGCCAGGGCCTGCGCGGCTTCCGGGGCCCGGAATCTTCGGGGCGGGCGCTCGACGCGCAGTGCGCTGGCTCTTGCCGAGCTGTGCTACCGGACCCTGCTCGAGGATGGCGTGGAGGCGGTCGAGGCCGCCGGGACGCAGACCGTCACCCCGGCCTTCGAGCGAATCGTTGAGGCCAATACGCTGCTTTCAGGGCTGGGTTTCGAGTCATCGGGTCTGGCCGCGGCCCACTCCGTTCACAATGGACTCACCGCGGCCCCGCAGACCCGCGCTTTCACCCATGGCGAAAAAGTGGCTTTCGGCACGCTGGTCCAGCTTGTGCTCGAAAAGAGCGACAGGTCGGCGATCGATGAAGTGATGGGATTCTGCGCGCAGGTCGGTCTGCCCGTCACGCTGGCTCAGATCGGGCTGCGGGAGCTGTCCGGCGAGATGCTGGAAAGAATCGCCCTGCGAGCGACCCGGACGGGGGAGTCCATTCACAACGAGCCTTTCGAGGTGTCCGCGAACCGGGTTGCCGATGCCATTCTGAAAGCCGATGCCCTGGGAAGAGCGTTGCCGGGGAATGGAAAGCTCCCGTCGCCCGAATGA
- a CDS encoding cyclase family protein: MQLDTRFSFFAAAIVSLILLAAPTTSSAASEEKLVDMTFPFSEESIYWPTDKPFTPTVVFKGITDGGWWYASNQYAASEHGGTHVDAPIHFHEHGRTIGQVPLQEWIGPAVKIDVTGKSLANRDYQLSVEDLLAWEKKHGPIPQGAWVIMYSGIDDRFYPNRKEVLGTDKTGMDAVAELHFPGFSPEAVDFLLANRAITGIAVDTPSIDPGSSKDFKAHRALCKAQKLALENIANLDKIPESGAMLYVIPMFIQNGTGAPARVFAKLP; encoded by the coding sequence ATGCAACTCGACACCCGCTTCTCTTTCTTCGCTGCCGCGATCGTATCGCTGATTCTGCTTGCCGCACCGACGACCTCCTCCGCCGCCTCGGAAGAGAAGCTCGTCGACATGACCTTCCCTTTTTCGGAAGAATCGATCTACTGGCCCACCGACAAGCCCTTCACCCCGACGGTCGTATTCAAAGGGATCACGGACGGCGGCTGGTGGTATGCGTCGAATCAATATGCCGCCTCGGAACACGGCGGCACTCACGTCGATGCTCCGATTCATTTCCATGAGCACGGACGCACCATCGGCCAGGTTCCGCTTCAGGAATGGATCGGCCCCGCGGTCAAGATCGACGTCACCGGCAAGTCCCTGGCAAATCGCGATTACCAGTTGAGCGTGGAAGACCTGCTCGCGTGGGAGAAGAAACACGGGCCCATCCCCCAGGGGGCCTGGGTCATTATGTACAGCGGCATCGACGACCGTTTCTATCCGAACCGGAAAGAAGTGCTCGGCACCGACAAGACCGGAATGGATGCCGTCGCGGAGCTGCACTTTCCGGGATTTTCACCCGAAGCGGTCGACTTTCTCCTCGCCAACCGGGCGATCACCGGCATCGCAGTGGATACGCCGAGCATCGATCCGGGGTCCTCGAAGGACTTCAAGGCGCATCGAGCACTCTGCAAGGCGCAGAAGCTCGCCCTCGAGAATATCGCGAACCTGGACAAGATTCCGGAGTCCGGCGCGATGCTCTACGTGATCCCCATGTTCATTCAAAACGGGACCGGAGCCCCCGCGCGCGTATTCGCGAAGCTGCCGTAG